The proteins below come from a single Triticum aestivum cultivar Chinese Spring chromosome 5D, IWGSC CS RefSeq v2.1, whole genome shotgun sequence genomic window:
- the LOC123124382 gene encoding F-box protein At4g09920-like: MEAGGSRRSATTRKRKSAALKGEGSPAPAPAAAPDPGAADHDGGGDGRDLHLSDLPDDVLRKIISVLPMKQRGRTQILAKRWLPLWRSLPLNIDCGEIARSNHGKLGDVLQRIISSHQGDCQRFCIRPLLATNMENDAAVDACLLSPALNKLKELEFYRRPWHNWQRLPAPTSIFRFSPTLCVAQFGHCTLTDDIVQGLHFPQLKKLGLDYVFLSEFSLSSMIAGSPSLEVLLIIRCSGARCLRINSFTLRSIEVGNSSPDPSMEELIIESAPHLERLFHLDQNQDLHVSVLSAPKLESLGCCTNSTRLVFGSTDIHQGPRIAIGSLSTAPCRIKSLHLCMRTLCLDMVIELMRCFPCLEKLYIQCEKSGTKNLWRRKHRDLHRSFDIRLKKIVLDCYRAKKPDIDFVTFFVLNATVLESMTVLVKRNDEEFLAKQRQKLLLESKASDGAEINFVLKVDANPGTYYSISL, encoded by the exons ATGGAGGCCGGCGGTAGTAGGAGGAGTGCGACTACCAGGAAGAGGAAGTCAGCCGCACTCAAGGGCGAGGGCAGTCCGGCTCCGGCGCCGGCGGCAGCGCCCGATCCCGGAGCGGCTGACCACGATGGAGGTGGAGACGGGCGAGATCTCCACCTCAGCGACCTCCCCGACGACGTGCTCCGGAAGATTATTTCGGTCCTCCCCATGAAGCAACGCGGTCGCACGCAGATCCTCGCGAAACGGTGGCTTCCCCTCTGGCGCTCTCTTCCTCTCAACATCGACTGCGGTGAAATCGCCCGTTCTAATCATGGTAAGCTCGGCGATGTCTTACAACGCATAATTTCCTCCCACCAAGGCGACTGCCAGCGCTTCTGCATTCGCCCACTCTTGGCCACGAACATGGAGAACGATGCTGCCGTGGACGCCTGTCTCCTGTCCCCCGCTCTGAATAAACTCAAGGAGCTTGAGTTCTACCGTCGGCCGTGGCACAATTGGCAGCGGTTGCCGGCACCGACATCTATCTTCCGTTTTTCGCCCACCCTCTGTGTCGCCCAATTCGGACATTGCACACTCACGGACGACATCGTTCAAGGGCTTCACTTCCCGCAGCTTAAGAAGCTCGGTCTTGATTATGTCTTCCTCTCGGAGTTCTCACTCAGCAGCATGATTGCCGGCAGCCCTTCTCTCGAGGTTTTGCTAATTATTCGGTGCAGTGGAGCCCGTTGCCTCCGGATCAATTCATTTACCCTTAGAAGCATTGAAGTTGGCAATTCTTCGCCAGATCCATCCATGGAGGAGCTCATCATCGAGAGTGCCCCTCATCTTGAAAGATTATTCCATCTTGATCAGAACCAGGATTTGCATGTATCAGTGCTCTCGGCACCTAAGTTGGAGTCCCTAGGTTGTTGTACTAACTCCACCAGGCTCGTGTTTGGTTCCACAGATATTCATCAG GGACCGCGCATTGCAATTGGTAGCCTTTCAACAGCACCGTGCAGAATCAAGTCTTTGCATCTCTGTATGCGTACTCTATGTTTGGACATGGTTATTGAATTGATGAGATGTTTTCCGTGCTTGGAGAAGTTGTACATTCAG TGCGAGAAATCTGGGACGAAGAATTTGTGGCGTCGTAAACACCGGGACCTTCACAGATCTTTTGACATCCGTCTAAAAAAAATTGTATTGGATTGTTATCGGGCCAAAAAACCTGACATTGATTTTGTAACTTTTTTCGTACTAAATGCTACAGTTCTAGAGTCGATGACAGTTTTAGTCAAGAGGAACGATGAGGAGTTCTTGGCAAAACAGCGTCAGAAGCTTCTGCTAGAGAGCAAGGCTTCAGATGGGGCTGAAATTAATTTCGTACTCAAGGTGGACGCAAATCCTGGGACATATTATAGTATAAGTCTGTGA